From the genome of Triticum aestivum cultivar Chinese Spring chromosome 3B, IWGSC CS RefSeq v2.1, whole genome shotgun sequence, one region includes:
- the LOC123067571 gene encoding non-classical arabinogalactan protein 30, producing MALLARCLLLCLALVVLSMGSLPSKSSAMGLPRPPPNVNFTIGVEGAVWCKGCRYARYVKSKNASPIPNAPALLRCKRGQWALSMWGATDARGYFQIQTAQQSAPFTSKDCKVYVLGSPVRACGVPVKPRGNKGSPLKFRKFVTLHDGMQALYTAGDFIFGPKKPGKC from the exons ATGGCTTTGCTGGCAAGATGCCTTCTGCTCTGCCTCGCCCTCGTGGTCCTCTCCATGGGCAGCCTCCCTAGCAAAAGCTCGGCGATGGgcctgccgcggccgccgccgaACGTGAACTTCACCATCGGCGTCGAGGGCGCCGTCTGGTGCAAGGGGTGCCGCTACGCCCGCTACGTCAAGTCCAAGAATGCGTCCCCGATCCCGA ATGCCCCAGCGCTGCTGCGGTGCAAGCGCGGGCAGTGGGCGCTGTCGATGTGGGGCGCCACGGACGCGCGCGGCTACTTCCAGATCCAGACGGCGCAGCAGTCGGCGCCCTTCACCAGCAAGGACTGCAAGGTGTACGTGCTGGGGTCACCGGTGCGCGCGTGCGGCGTGCCCGTCAAGCCCCGCGGGAACAAGGGGTCGCCGCTCAAGTTCCGCAAGTTCGTGACGCTGCACGACGGGATGCAGGCGCTCTACACGGCCGGCGACTTCATCTTCGGACCCAAGAAGCCCGGAAAATGCTGA